A section of the Sebastes fasciatus isolate fSebFas1 chromosome 5, fSebFas1.pri, whole genome shotgun sequence genome encodes:
- the mindy4 gene encoding putative ubiquitin carboxyl-terminal hydrolase MINDY-4 isoform X2, which produces MAVSVEEVSSSVVREYLSRKGLKRTIACMDEEHPRTEASINNRSHLRQILNIEALYRNNKAHNSPLKTLLEIIVKHHIEGLKNDNITGSERDPLQSAAVTPTVMNDTKTEESTTAFVMSKHLKLRSDVGEICPPQPIYTSLLPETDGQNQAGFWVYDSDDQKGRPLTASIQHNESVIRREPEKKTSITEGTQRSRSNRIRRGMMARPIASTPQEANKKRQNRRLEVSQPLLRKEEANRQGDGLFVTGAPQKSSESGLTEISSADCIGGQREWWSAPERMQRENSFEKDILKSTKVKSLTRPNVADFDVSEMVLDDIDDDDDLRELSKVSFQRTVAEHSCAGRPMDQRTATELKAVLLGSGLNCFSVEWRNQGFTFSETHDLRYGIVQKKGGPCGVLASVQAFVLKKLLFENVESSNTGLQRLRPFNTARRKCLVSAVAEILWRAGEEKRATIAINSGRNHFTSTGHYRSEGVLEKITCFTVDNAKDLQLLLERHIDQFETGALGCILLTISAVLSRSIEKVREDMDVPTNTLIGAHGYCTQELVNLLLSGRAVSNVFDNDMELDSGNGNMTLLKGVKGHCDIGLLSLFEHYNICKELT; this is translated from the exons ATGGCTGTGTCAGTTGAAGAGGTGTCTTCGTCTGTTGTGCGGGAATATCTCAGTCGAAAG GGACTGAAGAGGACGATCGCCTGTATGGATGAGGAGCATCCACGCACAGAAGCCAGTATCAACAACAGATCACACCTGAGGCAGATTCTCAACATAGAGGCTCTCTATAGAAATAATAAA GCTCACAACTCCCCCCTGAAAACATTACTGGAGATTATTGTAAAGCATCACATTGAGGGCCTTAAGAATGACAACATCACCGGCAGTGAGAGGGATCCCCTGCAGTCTGCCGCAGTAACACCAACAGTGATGAATGACAcaaagacagaggagagcacaACCGCTTTTGTTATGAGCAAACACCTCAAATTAAG GTCTGATGTAGGAGAAATATGTCCTCCTCAACCTATATATACGTCATTATTGCCTGAGACAGACGGACAAAACCAAGCAGGTTTCTGGGTTTATGACTCAGATGACCAAAAAGGCCGGCCACTGACGGCTTCCATCCAGCACAATGAGAGCGTCATCAGAAGAGAACCAGAGAAAAAGACTTCCATCACTGAGGGCACCCAAAGGAGCAGAAGTAATCGAATCAGACGTGGCATGATGGCTCGACCAATAGCGAGCACACCTCAG gaagcaaacaaaaaaaggcagaatCGAAGGCTAGAAGTGTCCCAGCCGCTGCTCAGAAAAGAAGAAGCAAACAGGCAGGGGGATGGACTGTTTGTGACTGGCGCACCCCAAAAAAGTTCAGAAAGCGGCCTAACTGAAATCAGCTCAGCTGACTGCATAGGGGGTCAACGGGAGTGGTGGAGTGCACCAGAGAGGATGCAGAGGGAAAAcagctttgaaaaagacatacTCAAGTCTACAAA AGTAAAGTCGCTGACGAGGCCAAATGTGGCTGATTTTGATGTGTCTGAGATGGTTTTAG ATGACATTGATGATGACGACGATCTGCGAGAGCTCTCCAAAGTGTCCTTTCAGAGAACCGTCGCAGAGCACAGCTGCGCAGGCCGCCCGATGGACCAACGCACTGCCACG gAATTGAAAGCTGTTCTTCTCGGTTCTGGCCTAAATTGTTTCAGTGTTGAGTGGAGGAATCAGGGTTTCACATTCTCAGAAACACATGACCTGAGATATGGAATCGTGCAGAAAAAG GGTGGTCCCTGTGGAGTTCTGGCATCCGTCCAAGCCTTCGTTCTAAAGAAACTGCTGTTTGAAAACGTTGAAAGCAGTAACACAGGCCTTCA GAGGTTAAGACCTTTCAACACCGCCAGAAGAAAGTGTCTCGTTTCAGCGGTGGCTGAAATACTGTGGAGGGCCGGCGAGGAAAAACGAGCCACAATTGCAAT AAATTCAGGGAGAAATCATTTCACCTCAACGGGACACTACAGATCTGAAGGAGTGCTTGAAAAG ATAACATGTTTCACCGTGGATAACGCCAAGGACCTGCAGTTGCTTCTGGAGCGGCATATTGATCAG TTTGAGACGGGGGCGTTGGGATGCATACTGCTCACCATATCTGCTGTTCTCTCTCGGTCCATTGAAAA AGTAAGAGAAGATATGGACGTCCCCACCAACACACTCATCGGAGCCCATGGCTACTGCACTCAG GAGCTAGTCAACCTGTTGCT